From the genome of Rhodobacteraceae bacterium Araon29, one region includes:
- a CDS encoding peptidoglycan DD-metalloendopeptidase family protein: MNVRLSEKLDTFWERFFPERKVYLRSRNNTLFFRLRSTTQAILFFCLALILAWTILATSIFLMDSLGAGSFREQAILDQHSYQNRLKTISNERDLRSDETKTAHRKFDLALREVAGMQSQLLALEVRRRELAVSMETVRGKLQKSLKARRTAEAEIRRLSETGDVSNTTDDIYQDDNVGSQTIDFLNTALKETTAERDLMTMQADLAQQQVEEIDLEMRLMEERNDQIFRQIEEAMIISVQPLEKMFRSAGMNPKAILEAVRRGYSGYGGPFMQPSEKNAQMSFEEQRASKILSDLGTLNIYRIAIEKVPLAHPIKDKHRFTSGFGPRWGRMHNGLDFAAPHGTPIYASADGVVIFAGRQSAYGRLIKIKHDFGYETRYAHLSKIRVKNGQRVSRGERIGDMGNTGRSTGTHLHYEIRSNGKAVNPMNYIKAAKDVF; encoded by the coding sequence TTGAACGTTCGGCTGTCAGAAAAATTAGACACCTTCTGGGAGCGCTTTTTCCCCGAGCGTAAAGTGTATCTGCGTTCAAGAAACAATACGCTCTTTTTCAGGTTGCGATCGACCACGCAAGCGATTTTATTTTTCTGCTTGGCCCTTATTTTAGCATGGACAATACTGGCAACTTCTATTTTTTTGATGGACTCGCTGGGCGCAGGAAGTTTTAGAGAACAGGCCATTCTAGATCAGCATAGCTATCAAAACCGGCTCAAAACAATTTCAAACGAAAGAGATTTGCGATCAGATGAAACCAAAACTGCCCATCGCAAATTTGATCTTGCCTTGCGCGAGGTTGCTGGGATGCAGTCTCAATTACTTGCATTGGAAGTGCGCCGGCGTGAATTAGCGGTCAGCATGGAAACAGTCCGAGGAAAACTGCAAAAATCGCTTAAAGCCCGCCGAACTGCCGAAGCTGAAATTCGCCGTCTCTCTGAAACCGGCGATGTCTCAAACACAACCGATGATATTTATCAAGACGACAATGTTGGCTCACAAACAATTGATTTTCTCAATACGGCATTGAAGGAAACCACCGCAGAGCGGGACTTGATGACGATGCAGGCAGATTTAGCCCAACAGCAAGTCGAAGAAATCGATCTTGAAATGCGATTAATGGAAGAGAGGAACGACCAAATTTTCCGTCAAATTGAAGAAGCAATGATTATTTCAGTGCAACCTTTGGAAAAAATGTTCCGATCAGCGGGGATGAACCCAAAAGCGATTTTAGAAGCCGTCCGGCGTGGCTACTCTGGGTACGGCGGCCCGTTTATGCAACCAAGCGAAAAAAATGCGCAGATGAGTTTTGAAGAGCAACGAGCTAGTAAAATTCTATCTGACTTGGGGACACTAAATATATATCGGATTGCTATTGAAAAAGTACCACTTGCACACCCTATTAAGGACAAACATAGATTCACGTCCGGGTTTGGGCCCCGGTGGGGCCGCATGCACAATGGATTAGATTTTGCCGCGCCGCACGGCACCCCCATTTATGCTTCTGCCGATGGCGTAGTGATTTTTGCAGGTCGGCAATCTGCCTATGGACGTTTGATAAAAATCAAGCATGACTTTGGCTACGAAACCCGCTATGCTCACCTTTCAAAAATCCGCGTGAAAAATGGCCAAAGGGTCTCGCGCGGCGAGAGGATTGGTGATATGGGAAATACTGGACGCTCAACAGGAACCCATTTACACTATGAAATCCGGTCAAATGGAAAAGCTGTTAACCCGATGAACTATATCAAGGCTGCAAAAGATGTTTTCTAA
- a CDS encoding polymer-forming cytoskeletal protein — MFSKSKINDPAQTDTDAATPASSPETSKSSDSGEYKAKSPKAKPPASILSSDLHITGNLKTTGDIQVEGTVEGDIRAHLLTIGESATIKGEVIADDVVINGRIVGRVRGLKVRLTATARVEGDIIHKTIAIESGAHFEGSVQRQDDPLTKGARSKPVPGSAAAPKA; from the coding sequence ATGTTTTCTAAAAGTAAAATAAACGACCCCGCACAAACAGATACGGATGCTGCTACACCGGCATCTTCGCCCGAGACATCAAAGTCGTCAGATAGCGGCGAGTACAAAGCCAAGTCTCCAAAGGCTAAACCGCCGGCGTCAATTCTTTCTTCAGATTTGCACATCACAGGAAACTTGAAAACCACCGGTGATATTCAAGTTGAAGGTACTGTAGAAGGTGACATCCGAGCCCACCTTTTGACAATTGGTGAAAGTGCTACGATCAAAGGCGAAGTTATCGCGGATGATGTGGTTATAAACGGACGCATTGTTGGTCGCGTACGAGGATTGAAAGTGCGCTTAACGGCAACAGCGCGGGTTGAAGGCGATATCATTCATAAAACTATCGCAATTGAGTCTGGTGCTCATTTTGAGGGCTCAGTGCAACGGCAAGATGACCCGCTTACCAAAGGCGCACGCAGCAAGCCAGTGCCCGGGTCTGCGGCTGCGCCGAAAGCCTAA
- a CDS encoding hotdog fold thioesterase — MMLHFTSTTLIEYLEQVFPQIKGEFTILELAERHLKVKLNIQDKHLRPGGTVSGPSMFSLADVSVYMAIMAMIGPEPLAVTTGCSLDFMRKPVGGRDIIASCTLLKLGRSLAVGDVLIHSEGTSEPVARATMTYAIPQKAKP; from the coding sequence ATGATGTTACATTTTACGTCAACTACTCTGATTGAGTACTTAGAGCAGGTATTTCCCCAAATTAAAGGTGAGTTTACTATTCTTGAGTTGGCTGAGCGCCACCTAAAGGTAAAACTCAATATTCAAGATAAACATTTACGCCCCGGGGGCACAGTTTCTGGCCCCAGCATGTTCAGCCTTGCTGATGTATCGGTCTACATGGCCATTATGGCAATGATTGGTCCGGAACCCCTAGCGGTCACAACTGGGTGTTCGCTCGATTTCATGCGAAAGCCAGTCGGCGGTCGGGATATTATTGCTAGCTGCACATTGTTAAAGCTTGGTCGAAGTTTGGCTGTCGGGGATGTCTTAATTCATTCAGAAGGTACGTCAGAGCCTGTCGCGCGCGCCACGATGACTTATGCCATCCCGCAAAAAGCGAAGCCTTGA
- a CDS encoding enoyl-CoA hydratase, translating into MTLLERHDTNAIAHLKMNAPEKLNALSEEMLSALQSQFDSLQNDRHVRAVILSGAGKAFCAGHDLKEMTAGRQAEDGGKAYFIELFQKCARMMTSIQKLPQPVIAQVHGIATAAGCQMVASCDMAVAADNTRFGVNGVNIGLFCSTPMVALSRNIPRKQAFEMLTTGQFINAERARELGLVNRIASEDDLQAATAELAETVASKLAVAVKIGKEAFYNQLQMPISDAYDYTGSVMAENMLFRDTEEGISAFIEKRDPNWEQ; encoded by the coding sequence ATGACTTTGTTGGAACGTCACGACACAAATGCAATAGCGCATCTAAAAATGAATGCGCCAGAAAAGTTGAACGCTTTGTCAGAGGAGATGCTCAGCGCGCTTCAAAGTCAATTCGATAGTTTGCAAAATGATCGCCATGTTCGGGCTGTAATCCTGTCAGGAGCCGGGAAAGCATTTTGCGCCGGTCATGATCTTAAAGAAATGACTGCGGGTCGGCAGGCAGAAGACGGCGGCAAAGCCTACTTCATAGAGCTCTTCCAAAAATGCGCCCGAATGATGACTTCAATCCAAAAGCTTCCTCAACCTGTGATCGCCCAAGTGCACGGCATTGCCACCGCTGCCGGATGCCAAATGGTGGCCAGTTGCGATATGGCTGTGGCGGCAGATAACACTCGCTTTGGTGTAAATGGCGTTAATATCGGTCTGTTCTGTTCCACACCTATGGTTGCACTTTCTCGTAATATTCCTCGAAAGCAAGCCTTTGAAATGCTGACCACAGGCCAATTTATTAATGCCGAACGTGCTCGCGAGTTGGGTTTGGTCAATCGCATTGCAAGTGAAGATGACCTGCAAGCTGCCACAGCTGAACTTGCAGAAACAGTGGCTAGCAAACTGGCCGTGGCCGTGAAAATCGGCAAAGAAGCCTTTTATAACCAGTTGCAGATGCCCATATCAGACGCCTATGACTACACTGGCAGCGTGATGGCTGAAAATATGCTGTTTCGTGATACTGAAGAGGGCATCAGCGCCTTTATTGAAAAGCGGGATCCAAACTGGGAGCAGTAA
- a CDS encoding adenylate/guanylate cyclase domain-containing protein, with amino-acid sequence MQNDIERKIAVIFVTDAVSFSKLMEKNEDETLRSFRSCREILNNLFEEHGGRIFNTAGDSVLAEFQSAVSAVICAKEFQKLVKERNQNVLPEAQMTFRIGINMGDVIVEGDNLYGEGVNLAARLEALSQPGGVCLSKSIIDFVNTKVDLVFNDLGEQKVKNTVLHAFDMADLGLEERQLDVAERSSEQLNQPPTIAVLPFSNLSNDPEQEYFADGITEDIISHLSQWKTFPVISSNSTSAYKGSKDPTKQIADELGARYLVVGSVRKGGNKVRINAKLINVEDDTQIWSQNWDRSLEDIFEIQDEVSQKVAVFISPALKANELKRLNNRKNINLSSWDQYLQGLAFLNKSKEVKELESQFDFKRKAVSHCEKAIEIDASFSEPHLVIASCMIDFIFIPQLASERSENEKRFFEHCERGYSLDPNNPDAISLKGISFYLKQDPERMVEFIKKALESNPNHPRSLEMYSIQLQREGDFDQAIEVIKRAMEIDPVSRGELESWLVFCHIGKKDWASAIISIDRCIETAPLDRLFGFKAAVLASDGQIEESKIWLAKYQKARPEIKTLEDYRKVVPEMNEFLKENLIEGIKLAGLPE; translated from the coding sequence ATGCAGAATGATATCGAACGAAAAATAGCCGTCATATTTGTGACAGACGCTGTCAGTTTTAGTAAATTGATGGAAAAAAACGAAGATGAAACTCTGCGCAGTTTTCGGTCGTGCCGTGAAATTTTAAATAATCTATTTGAAGAGCACGGTGGACGTATTTTCAATACTGCAGGCGATTCAGTGCTGGCGGAGTTCCAAAGTGCGGTGTCTGCTGTGATCTGCGCTAAGGAATTTCAAAAACTGGTCAAAGAAAGAAATCAAAATGTTTTGCCTGAGGCACAGATGACTTTCCGTATCGGTATCAACATGGGCGATGTAATCGTAGAGGGTGATAATCTATATGGGGAAGGGGTTAATTTAGCCGCCCGTTTAGAAGCCTTAAGTCAACCTGGCGGTGTTTGCCTTTCAAAAAGCATCATTGATTTTGTAAATACAAAAGTTGATCTGGTCTTCAACGATCTTGGCGAACAAAAGGTCAAAAACACCGTTCTTCATGCCTTTGATATGGCAGATTTGGGTCTTGAAGAAAGACAGCTTGATGTTGCTGAACGCTCGAGTGAGCAACTCAATCAACCGCCGACGATCGCGGTTCTTCCATTTAGCAATTTAAGCAATGACCCAGAACAGGAATATTTCGCAGACGGTATTACAGAAGATATAATTTCTCATTTGTCCCAGTGGAAAACATTTCCTGTAATTTCAAGTAATTCAACTTCTGCTTATAAAGGATCAAAAGATCCGACCAAGCAAATTGCCGATGAATTGGGTGCCCGTTATCTTGTCGTAGGTAGCGTCAGAAAAGGCGGCAATAAAGTTCGGATAAATGCAAAGTTAATCAACGTGGAAGACGATACCCAGATATGGTCACAAAATTGGGATAGGTCTTTAGAAGATATTTTTGAAATACAAGACGAAGTATCCCAAAAGGTCGCTGTTTTTATTTCCCCCGCACTTAAAGCGAATGAGCTTAAACGCCTTAATAATAGGAAAAATATCAATCTCAGCTCCTGGGACCAATACTTACAAGGTTTGGCATTTTTAAATAAATCCAAAGAAGTTAAAGAGCTTGAAAGCCAATTTGATTTTAAGAGAAAGGCAGTTTCTCATTGTGAAAAGGCAATCGAAATAGACGCAAGTTTCAGCGAACCACATTTGGTCATTGCATCCTGTATGATTGATTTTATTTTCATTCCCCAATTGGCATCTGAGCGCTCTGAGAATGAGAAAAGATTCTTTGAACATTGTGAAAGAGGCTATAGCTTAGATCCAAATAATCCTGATGCCATCAGCTTGAAGGGAATTTCTTTTTATCTCAAACAAGACCCTGAAAGAATGGTTGAATTCATCAAAAAAGCGCTTGAATCAAACCCCAACCACCCGCGTTCGCTTGAAATGTATTCTATACAGCTTCAGCGTGAAGGTGACTTTGATCAAGCGATAGAAGTTATCAAAAGAGCAATGGAAATTGATCCAGTTTCAAGAGGTGAATTAGAAAGTTGGCTGGTATTCTGCCATATCGGAAAAAAAGATTGGGCCAGTGCCATTATATCCATTGACAGATGTATTGAAACTGCACCGCTTGATAGGCTTTTTGGGTTCAAGGCTGCTGTCTTGGCTTCGGATGGGCAAATCGAAGAAAGCAAGATCTGGTTGGCCAAGTACCAAAAAGCGAGACCAGAGATTAAAACGCTAGAAGATTACCGGAAAGTCGTGCCTGAAATGAATGAGTTCCTAAAAGAAAACTTAATTGAGGGTATTAAACTTGCAGGGCTCCCAGAATAG
- a CDS encoding MFS transporter, which yields MTALVCLVSVLAMLSFALWPVFLTELGVIWKLNNTEMGIIGGAYFFGYVIATPFLVSSTDFWDAKKVFITGSLISFVGCCAFSTFANGFWSALIIWGIIGAGLAGTYMPGLQILNARLESDMRVKVVPWYTSCFGIGTGLSYYFMSYNLTNFDAQTAAALAALGPLSAALLTLFFIPSKNIDTDHCPKRKLINFRPALSKHKTVAYIFCYGAHNFELFAFRSWIFALLIFLQSQNSGLFSVNSAGALVTIMTLIGVIVSILGAKLCLHFDRNQVIGVIGLGATFLAIFSALILKGPLWPAILLLLLYYVAIMMDSGALTAGVVKESDDQNRGSILAAYSMFGFVGSIIGPPMVGFVLDWSGGLESYTAWKWGLVAMAAGSFAVFIVQNTLSKTNR from the coding sequence TTGACAGCCCTTGTCTGCTTGGTATCCGTGTTGGCAATGCTCAGCTTTGCGCTTTGGCCAGTTTTTTTGACAGAACTTGGCGTCATTTGGAAGCTAAATAATACTGAAATGGGGATAATCGGCGGTGCCTATTTTTTTGGCTATGTTATCGCGACTCCGTTTTTGGTTAGTTCGACAGACTTTTGGGATGCAAAAAAAGTATTTATCACGGGCAGCTTAATCAGTTTTGTGGGATGCTGTGCATTTTCCACTTTTGCAAACGGATTTTGGAGCGCCTTGATTATCTGGGGCATTATTGGGGCCGGGCTTGCTGGGACCTACATGCCAGGCCTGCAGATATTAAATGCGCGGCTTGAAAGCGACATGAGAGTTAAGGTGGTCCCTTGGTACACTTCGTGCTTTGGCATAGGCACGGGGCTGTCCTATTACTTCATGAGCTATAATTTGACGAATTTCGATGCGCAAACAGCCGCAGCATTGGCCGCATTAGGACCCTTATCAGCGGCCCTGCTTACTTTATTTTTTATTCCTTCGAAAAACATCGATACTGACCATTGCCCAAAGCGAAAATTGATCAACTTCCGGCCCGCTTTATCCAAACACAAAACGGTTGCCTATATTTTCTGTTACGGAGCACATAATTTTGAACTTTTTGCATTTCGATCATGGATCTTTGCATTATTGATTTTTCTACAATCGCAGAATAGCGGTCTTTTTTCGGTCAACAGCGCCGGGGCGCTGGTCACGATCATGACCCTTATTGGGGTTATCGTGTCCATCCTCGGTGCCAAGCTTTGCCTTCACTTTGACCGCAATCAAGTGATTGGAGTGATCGGTTTAGGTGCAACTTTTTTGGCCATTTTCTCTGCTCTGATCCTAAAAGGTCCGCTCTGGCCTGCGATCTTGCTGCTCTTGCTATACTACGTAGCGATTATGATGGATTCAGGTGCCCTTACAGCAGGCGTAGTCAAAGAAAGTGATGACCAAAACCGTGGATCTATTCTGGCAGCCTATTCCATGTTCGGTTTTGTCGGCTCGATCATTGGGCCACCGATGGTTGGATTTGTTTTGGATTGGAGTGGCGGTCTGGAAAGCTATACGGCTTGGAAGTGGGGTCTTGTTGCAATGGCGGCTGGATCTTTTGCCGTGTTCATTGTTCAAAACACGCTCTCCAAAACTAACCGTTAG
- a CDS encoding winged helix-turn-helix transcriptional regulator: MSVRIDETDRKILIELQSDASQSLDEIAKKVSSSKTPVWNRIRKLREAGVIGQSTVVLDAETLGFEACFFVLIRTSEHDAAWQSQFLKALRDRPEVQEAHRLAGDIDYILKVRVRNARAYDTFYQALISEVRVHNVTALLSMEEIKSTTMLPLNLS; encoded by the coding sequence ATGTCAGTTCGAATAGATGAAACGGATCGGAAAATTCTCATCGAGTTGCAAAGTGATGCCAGTCAATCATTGGACGAAATTGCCAAGAAAGTCAGTTCGTCCAAGACCCCTGTTTGGAACAGGATTCGTAAACTTCGCGAAGCAGGCGTTATTGGACAAAGCACTGTTGTTTTGGATGCCGAAACGCTTGGGTTCGAAGCCTGCTTTTTTGTTTTAATTCGTACCAGCGAACATGATGCTGCATGGCAGTCGCAATTTCTGAAAGCACTTCGGGACCGTCCCGAAGTTCAAGAGGCCCATCGGTTGGCCGGTGATATTGACTATATTTTGAAAGTTCGCGTCAGAAACGCCCGCGCCTATGATACATTTTATCAAGCGCTGATCTCAGAAGTAAGAGTGCATAATGTGACAGCTCTGCTCAGCATGGAAGAGATCAAATCAACGACGATGCTGCCTCTTAATCTAAGCTAA
- the cobA gene encoding uroporphyrinogen-III C-methyltransferase, whose amino-acid sequence MDHFPIFLSLKQNRVVLSGGGEAAKAKLRLLLKTSANIEVFAKQPDPEIIKWARAKRLHLVETPLAAELIEGAALFYAANEDASKDHKVAALARSVGVLVNIVDNLQDSQFITPAIVDRDPVTVAIGTEGTAPVLARAIKADIETRLPSTVGILARLANSFRSKVEILPFGRKRREFWSEFFFSVGPRALADGGEERVKSGLVDLLDSHQNSRKASGHVAFVGSGPGDPELLTLKARKALDTADVVIYDRLVGAPILELARREAILINAGKEGFGVSTCQNDINTKIVEHAASGAQVLRLKGGDATVFGRLDEEIEACEAAGISWHIVPGITAASASVAAIGQSMTRRGRNTSVRYLTGHDMRGFADHDWAALAKEDTVAAIYMGKKPARFIQGRLLMHGAERSTPVTIVENASRPDQRILAATLDTLPHILETSNVSGPALTLYGLAPRATEADLIATTLQEFA is encoded by the coding sequence ATGGACCATTTTCCGATCTTTCTTTCGCTAAAGCAAAACCGTGTTGTGCTTTCGGGGGGCGGCGAAGCCGCAAAAGCAAAATTGCGCCTATTGTTAAAGACTTCAGCAAATATTGAGGTCTTTGCAAAACAGCCAGACCCAGAGATCATAAAGTGGGCGCGCGCCAAACGGCTGCACTTAGTTGAAACACCACTTGCAGCAGAACTTATTGAAGGCGCAGCATTGTTTTATGCTGCTAATGAAGACGCCAGTAAAGATCATAAGGTCGCCGCTTTGGCCCGCTCAGTCGGGGTATTGGTCAATATCGTAGATAATCTTCAAGATAGCCAATTCATTACACCGGCCATCGTAGACCGCGACCCGGTCACGGTGGCAATTGGCACAGAAGGAACTGCGCCTGTTCTCGCCCGCGCGATCAAAGCCGATATTGAAACTCGCCTTCCCAGCACGGTTGGAATCCTGGCGCGTTTGGCAAATTCTTTTCGCTCAAAAGTAGAGATACTGCCGTTTGGGCGGAAAAGGCGTGAATTCTGGAGTGAATTTTTCTTTTCTGTCGGGCCGCGCGCGCTTGCAGACGGCGGCGAGGAACGGGTGAAAAGTGGTCTTGTTGATCTATTGGACAGCCATCAAAATAGTCGTAAGGCATCCGGTCATGTGGCCTTTGTTGGTTCTGGTCCGGGCGATCCAGAATTGCTGACACTCAAGGCGCGCAAGGCGCTGGATACCGCAGATGTTGTTATTTACGACCGTTTGGTGGGTGCCCCGATCTTAGAGCTGGCGCGCCGCGAAGCTATTTTAATTAACGCGGGCAAAGAAGGCTTTGGCGTTTCAACCTGTCAAAATGACATTAACACTAAGATTGTTGAACATGCCGCATCAGGGGCGCAGGTTCTACGCTTAAAGGGCGGGGACGCAACAGTATTTGGGCGCCTTGATGAAGAAATAGAAGCTTGCGAGGCGGCAGGTATCAGCTGGCATATCGTGCCGGGCATCACAGCGGCATCGGCTTCTGTTGCAGCCATTGGTCAATCCATGACCCGGCGAGGGCGAAATACATCAGTGCGGTATTTGACCGGCCATGATATGCGCGGCTTTGCAGATCACGACTGGGCCGCCCTAGCCAAAGAAGACACCGTTGCCGCGATTTATATGGGGAAAAAACCTGCGCGTTTTATCCAAGGACGCTTGCTCATGCACGGGGCAGAGCGCAGCACGCCCGTCACCATTGTAGAAAATGCATCAAGACCGGACCAACGCATTTTGGCAGCTACGTTAGATACGCTTCCACATATTTTGGAAACATCCAATGTTTCTGGCCCTGCTCTTACGCTTTATGGGCTTGCCCCACGCGCAACTGAGGCCGATCTAATCGCGACAACTTTGCAGGAGTTTGCTTAA
- a CDS encoding DUF2849 domain-containing protein translates to MARSFSPKIVTANALIEGDVIYLCADDTWTRDLQSADVITDETDADVRLISAASQTSVAVGVYLADIELHPDGLKTKHFREEFRKLGPSNYFHGKQAG, encoded by the coding sequence ATGGCCCGCAGTTTTTCACCGAAAATCGTCACCGCAAACGCCCTAATCGAAGGGGATGTGATCTACCTTTGTGCCGATGATACGTGGACCCGCGATTTACAATCTGCAGATGTTATCACAGATGAAACGGACGCAGATGTTCGCTTGATCAGTGCAGCATCGCAAACTTCTGTCGCGGTCGGCGTTTATCTCGCAGATATTGAACTTCATCCTGATGGTTTGAAAACCAAACATTTTCGCGAAGAGTTTCGCAAATTGGGCCCCTCTAACTATTTCCACGGCAAACAGGCAGGCTAA
- a CDS encoding nitrite/sulfite reductase, with product MYKYNDFDAGFVAERNKQFRAQVQRRISGALSEDEFKPLRLMNGLYLQLHAYMLRVAVPYGTLNSGQMHQLANIAQRWDKGYGHFTTRQNIQFNWPKLPDVPDILDALAELEMHAIQTSGNTVRNVTADHLSGAAADELEDPRPYAELIRQWSTDHPEFQFLPRKFKIAVSGSAQDRAVTRAHDIGLRLVEKNGETGFEVIVGGGLGRTPMIGKILRAFLPKADLLPYIEATISVWNLLGRRDNKYKSRIKITVHEHGIDEISKLVEARFKELRPSFNGADQSLFDHIKPAFAAPAYKQHSTELFEQNYSNDPVFRAWVDTNVMAHQNVDYGIATISLKAHGQTPGDASAEQMHLIADLAERYGHDEIRISHEQNIVLPHVHKSDLPAVHASLKTAQLATANIGLISDIIACPGMDYCALATARSIPIAQQIATRFDELKLEHDIGELKLKISGCINACGHHHVGHIGILGLDRAGVENYQITLGGDATETAAIGQRTGPGFSADDLLPALERLITAYLDLRSEPKETFLQTYRRVGATPFKAALYPERAVRANAA from the coding sequence ATGTATAAATATAATGATTTTGATGCTGGCTTTGTGGCTGAACGCAACAAACAGTTCCGCGCTCAGGTCCAGCGCCGGATCAGCGGCGCGCTGAGCGAAGATGAATTTAAACCGCTGCGCTTGATGAACGGGCTTTATCTTCAGCTTCATGCCTATATGCTGCGCGTGGCGGTTCCCTACGGGACATTAAACAGCGGCCAGATGCACCAGTTGGCAAACATCGCCCAGCGCTGGGATAAAGGCTATGGGCATTTCACCACACGGCAAAATATCCAATTCAACTGGCCAAAGCTGCCAGATGTGCCTGATATTCTTGATGCGCTGGCCGAGCTTGAAATGCATGCCATTCAAACCAGCGGCAACACTGTGCGCAACGTCACGGCGGATCACCTATCAGGCGCAGCGGCGGATGAATTAGAAGACCCGCGCCCCTATGCCGAACTGATTAGGCAATGGTCTACAGATCACCCCGAATTTCAATTTCTACCGCGCAAATTCAAAATTGCTGTCAGCGGAAGCGCACAAGACAGGGCCGTGACCCGCGCCCATGATATCGGTTTGCGGTTGGTTGAAAAAAACGGTGAAACCGGATTTGAAGTTATTGTGGGCGGCGGTCTTGGGCGCACTCCGATGATTGGTAAAATACTGCGGGCTTTTTTACCCAAAGCAGATCTGCTGCCCTACATTGAGGCTACGATCAGTGTCTGGAACCTGTTGGGCCGGCGGGACAATAAATACAAGTCTCGGATCAAGATCACGGTTCACGAACATGGCATTGATGAAATTAGCAAACTTGTAGAAGCCCGCTTTAAAGAACTGCGGCCTAGTTTTAATGGCGCAGACCAGTCCTTATTCGATCACATCAAACCAGCATTTGCAGCCCCTGCTTATAAGCAGCATAGCACAGAGCTGTTCGAACAAAATTACTCCAACGACCCGGTTTTCCGCGCGTGGGTTGATACAAATGTGATGGCTCACCAAAATGTTGATTATGGAATTGCCACGATTAGCCTAAAGGCGCATGGACAAACGCCGGGGGATGCCTCGGCTGAGCAAATGCACCTAATCGCCGATCTAGCAGAACGCTATGGCCATGATGAAATCAGGATCAGCCATGAGCAGAATATTGTTTTGCCACATGTGCATAAATCCGACCTTCCAGCGGTCCATGCCAGCCTAAAGACTGCGCAACTGGCCACTGCAAATATTGGGTTGATCTCGGATATCATTGCCTGCCCGGGCATGGATTACTGTGCTTTGGCCACGGCGCGTTCGATACCCATCGCACAGCAAATCGCAACCCGTTTTGATGAGTTAAAACTAGAGCATGATATTGGCGAACTGAAACTTAAAATCTCAGGCTGCATCAATGCCTGTGGTCACCATCATGTGGGCCATATTGGCATTTTGGGCCTTGATCGGGCGGGGGTTGAAAACTACCAAATCACCCTTGGCGGAGATGCCACAGAAACCGCGGCCATTGGCCAGCGAACTGGTCCAGGTTTTTCAGCGGATGACCTACTGCCTGCGCTTGAACGCCTGATTACCGCCTATCTGGATCTCCGCAGCGAGCCAAAAGAGACGTTTTTGCAAACCTATCGCCGAGTTGGAGCCACCCCATTCAAAGCCGCGCTTTACCCCGAGCGCGCGGTGCGGGCCAATGCCGCATAA
- a CDS encoding phosphoadenylyl-sulfate reductase, translating into MPHKSIAAEVAALNKKYRHHSATEVLQLALKELAPRKIAMVSSFGAESVALLHLLAISDNTVPVLFIDTRLLFAETLVYQADVSEKLGLKDIRILQPSRQSITREDPYGALRFTNPDRCCDLRKTQVLQEALDGFSAWITGRKRFQGGPRKTLDFFEYDADENKIKINPLAHWSAEDITTYMEENRLPRHPLIDRGYPSIGCAPCTSKVQPGEDQRAGRWRNHPKTECGLHVKNPVQSPVGERA; encoded by the coding sequence ATGCCGCATAAATCAATCGCAGCCGAGGTCGCTGCCCTGAATAAGAAATATCGCCACCACAGCGCGACTGAGGTCTTGCAGCTTGCTTTAAAAGAATTGGCGCCGCGCAAAATTGCGATGGTATCAAGCTTTGGGGCTGAGAGCGTCGCTCTGCTGCACCTTTTGGCCATCAGTGATAATACGGTCCCCGTCCTGTTTATCGACACAAGACTGCTGTTTGCCGAAACTTTGGTATACCAAGCAGATGTCAGCGAAAAGCTGGGCCTCAAAGATATTAGAATTTTGCAACCTTCACGGCAAAGTATCACGCGCGAAGATCCCTATGGTGCTTTACGATTTACAAACCCCGACCGGTGCTGTGATCTGCGCAAAACTCAGGTTTTGCAAGAAGCTCTGGATGGGTTTAGCGCTTGGATAACCGGCCGCAAAAGATTTCAAGGTGGACCCCGCAAAACGCTAGATTTTTTTGAATACGATGCGGATGAAAACAAAATAAAAATCAATCCACTGGCACATTGGTCTGCGGAAGATATCACCACCTATATGGAAGAAAATCGCTTGCCGCGCCATCCTTTGATTGATCGTGGCTATCCATCCATAGGATGTGCTCCTTGCACCAGCAAAGTTCAACCGGGCGAAGATCAGCGCGCTGGTCGCTGGCGCAATCACCCAAAAACGGAATGTGGTCTGCATGTAAAAAACCCAGTGCAGTCACCGGTAGGAGAAAGAGCATGA